One region of Plasmodium vivax chromosome 7, whole genome shotgun sequence genomic DNA includes:
- a CDS encoding hypothetical protein, conserved (encoded by transcript PVX_099625A), whose translation MMRIGGLRPSRRKTQLLHGFKTNGGRNRPFVSAPSCAPSDDRGQYDDIGKVKDEEDLRNFYFRYSKREPTELMRDYELLTSGTLKRKCSLAEVIECRKIVNYLLDTASVVHFLHSKGGGQKSRATLPAANERHHPSGPNNVYYIHNIEKPKVNRNELIRTSRNNRCMNGLLNSNMHRFIYRLKKCDIWNYKEKLINKERVNYCSLLFPLTYLNMRRANGSEADSYYADVTLFYHHVHRRNSKSFVEILRRANYKILSAQEMKNGLLLLTVLHHNNISMSSDKSSIVKCAGTLEVSYRNEDYVNKKMLQDIFMNLCQAICSKVESISFLQLYDYLLLMCVNEVKSKGVYAAIVSRLSHYVNVVNKVSNDLNRAGEAGGGGAMQSGNPGEDPLGREVESVDGEADTSEATNMAGAADMAGAADMANAADMADAADMADAADMADVTDMADVTDEWAQSIAPSEEGRFHLRRDHRQHITSNLLGIKNILLHKVLLLYMAKYLFSHIDSNILYAHSDLICENLELMTHHMITNFIFTIGTCKHIDEFCMFMLAKYVQNYVHTYSPNEITIIVNTYADASLEDVSFYETICEHMKRNFETFSSIDIIKIIHAFSKVRIRDVELLKMAYEKINGYLEERERKIGDMSVQAKGSYAQWESEKKKKNFSTDISGDAVVSVGGNTCSAGNEAYGDKQSRGDAKRKKHVINKYLCAYALIAAGKLDYVEELDKLFVHLKNSIRSEGIDIRGVLWMPMAITSLLSSECIFRFLPIYVNLIYNAFKKTQSPKLLSLLIRRHSILLHTIETDIIPKKYISKGTLNNLYYICRTKKDNSKEKVFIPDSSTFHIEVSNALLSLDIAHRKEVNIYPFTIDIFISRPGGGSDGAPKGGQSNNTQRDARRVAAPWSNGTMSFAPDHAAKGKKKAHPHDSNGIDSHSDYDKDDTNFEHTFETKKVKKKSKNKNEVYTDVPIA comes from the coding sequence ATGATGCGAATTGGGGGCTTGAGGCCTAGCCGCAGAAAGACGCAGCTGCTGCATGGCTTCAAAACTAATGGCGGGAGGAATCGCCCTTTCGTCAGCGCCCCCAGTTGCGCGCCGAGCGACGATCGGGGACAGTACGACGATATAGGAAAGGTtaaagatgaagaagatttGAGGaacttttattttcgctATAGTAAAAGGGAACCCACCGAGCTGATGCGCGACTATGAGTTACTAACCAGTGGGACGTTAAAGAGGAAGTGTTCCCTTGCAGAGGTGATTGAATGCcgcaaaattgttaattacCTGCTGGACACGGCGTCTGTGGTGCACTTCTTACAttcgaagggggggggccaGAAGAGTAGGGCTACTCTCCCTGCAGCTAATGAGAGACATCACCCAAGCGGACCAAACAACGTCTACTACATCCACAACATTGAAAAACCAAAAGTGAATAGAAACGAATTGATACGGACGAGCAGGAACAACCGCTGCATGAATGGCCTCCTGAACAGCAACATGCACAGATTTATTTATAGGCTGAAAAAATGTGACATTTGGAATTATAAAGAGAAGCTAATAAATAAGGAGCGTGTGAATTACTGCTCGCTGCTATTCCCGTTAACATATTTGAATATGAGGAGGGCAAACGGATCTGAAGCTGATTCGTACTACGCGGATGTAACCCTCTTCTATCATCATGTGCACAGAAGGAACAGTAAATCGTTCGTAGAGATACTCAGACGAGCTAACTACAAAATTTTGTCCGCgcaagaaatgaaaaatggacTCCTCCTCTTGACCGTCTTACATCACAACAACATCTCCATGTCAAGTGACAAAAGCAGCATCGTCAAGTGTGCAGGCACTTTGGAGGTGTCCTACAGAAATGAAGATTacgttaataaaaaaatgctgcaagATATTTTCATGAACTTGTGTCAGGCGATTTGCTCCAAGGTGGAGTCCATTTCGTTCCTCCAGCTGTACGACTACCTGCTGCTCATGTGCGTGAACGAAGTGAAGAGCAAGGGGGTGTACGCAGCCATCGTGAGCCGCCTGTCGCACTACGTTAATGTTGTTAACAAGGTCAGCAACGACCTGAACAGGGCAGGCGAAGCGGGTGGGGGGGGTGCAATGCAGAGCGGCAATCCAGGGGAGGACCCACTTGGCCGTGAAGTCGAATCAGTCGACGGGGAGGCAGACACTTCAGAAGCGACAAACATGGCAGGCGCTGCAGATATGGCAGGCGCTGCAGATATGGCGAACGCGGCAGATATGGCAGACGCGGCAGATATGGCAGACGCGGCAGATATGGCAGACGTGACAGATATGGCAGACGTGACAGACGAGTGGGCGCAAAGCATCGCGCCGAGCGAGGAGGGCCGCTTTCACCTGAGGAGGGACCACCGCCAGCACATAACGAGCAACCTGCTGGGCATCAAGAACATCCTGCTGCACAAAGTGCTGCTGCTCTACATGGCGAAATACCTGTTCAGCCACATAGACAGCAACATCTTGTACGCCCACTCCGACCTGATCTGCGAAAACTTGGAGCTAATGACACATCATATgataacaaattttattttcaccatCGGGACGTGCAAACACATCGACGAATTCTGCATGTTCATGTTGGCCAAGTACGTACAGAATTATGTGCACACGTACTCACCAAATGAAATTACCATCATCGTGAATACCTACGCGGATGCCTCTTTGGAGGACGTCAGTTTTTACGAAACCATTTGTGAGCATATGAAGAGGAACTTCGAAACGTTCTCCTCTATTGACATTATCAAAATAATTCATGCATTTTCCAAGGTGAGGATTCGCGACGTTGAGTTGTTGAAAATGGCTTATGAAAAGATAAACGGTTATTTGGAggagagggagagaaaaattgGCGACATGTCTGTGCAGGCGAAGGGGTCATACGCACAATGggagagcgaaaaaaaaaaaaaaaacttcagcACAGACATCAGCGGTGATGCGGTCGTGTCAGTTGGCGGCAACACCTGTAGCGCCGGTAACGAAGCCTATGGGGACAAACAAAGCAGAGGGGatgcgaaaaggaagaaacacGTCATCAACAAATACCTGTGCGCGTACGCGTTAATTGCGGCGGGCAAGCTGGATTACGTAGAGGAACTGGACAAACTGTTCGTGCACCTAAAGAATAGCATCCGCAGCGAAGGCATCGACATAAGAGGCGTGTTGTGGATGCCCATGGCCATCACGAGCTTGCTATCTTCGGAATGtatttttcgcttccttcccatttatgtaaatttaatttacaaCGCTTTCAAAAAAACGCAGTCCCCCAAACTGCTTTCGCTGCTCATACGAAGGCACAGCATTTTATTGCACACAATCGAGACGGACATCATTCCGAAGAAATACATCAGTAAGGGGACCCTCAACAATCTGTATTACATTTGCAGAACGAAGAAGGACAACTCGAAGGAGAAGGTGTTCATCCCAGATAGCTCCACCTTCCACATTGAAGTCTCCAACGCGCTGTTATCCCTCGACATTGCGCACAGGAAGGAGGTTAACATTTACCCCTTCACCAttgacatttttattagCAGGCCCGGAGGTGGCTCCGATGGCGCACCGAAGGGTGGGCAATCCAACAACACGCAGAGAGACGCACGCAGGGTGGCCGCACCCTGGAGCAACGGCACGATGAGTTTTGCCCCTGACCATGccgcgaaggggaagaagaaagcaCACCCGCATGACAGCAACGGCATCGACAGCCACAGCGACTACGACAAGGACGACACCAACTTCGAGCACACATTCGAAacgaagaaggtgaagaagaagtccAAGAACAAAAACGAGGTGTACACGGACGTGCCGATCGCATAG
- a CDS encoding thiamin pyrophosphokinase 1, putative (encoded by transcript PVX_099630A) has protein sequence MKRSFFNVRAKVSVHLRGNAKAIDQTKRARIFANTCARWYHPPGDTKELRSAHFSCMRNSKEGNLIVHDLDFMKRILLNDERKWGEESAPGEGRTESSHQPKIITIVLNNTLCAHSAKFIANSDVLICADGGANRLYNLCQSLATERGAIDDEGSSLKGEEDKNTALHASHTNERSHHVSGRHTISDLFNMPVEKKEKALKRPTEIVPHIICGDFDSINAHVYSYYKNKSVIFEKCANQENTDLDKCIDVIRGYIRTNDKILILGATGNRFDHTCANISCLYKNASLNSLYLIGENNFLFLLQQGSHIIHVSPDVFCKGCGILPFGGKCTIKTEGLKYNLNDECLSFDTLISSSNEVVQREVKIFNDSPVVWSAQLRGDAQSHTHS, from the coding sequence atgaaaaggagtttCTTCAACGTGCGCGCGAAAGTGAGTGTGCACCTGAGGGGGAATGCCAAGGCGATCGACCAGACCAAGCGCGCGAGAATATTTGCGAACACATGCGCAAGGTGGTACCACCCACCAGGGGACACCAAAGAGTTACGTTCTGCCCACTTCAGCTGCATGAGGAACTCAAAGGAAGGAAACCTTATTGTGCATGATCTTGATTTTATGAAACGCATTTTGCTAAATGATGAAAGGAAGTGGGGAGAAGAGTCGGCCCCAGGGGAGGGCAGAACAGAATCCTCCCACCAGCCCAAAATAATCACCATCGTCCTGAACAACACGCTTTGCGCCCATTCGGCCAAATTTATTGCCAACTCGGATGTATTAATATGCGCCGATGGGGGCGCCAACAGGCTGTACAACTTATGCCAGTCGTTAGCCACGGAGAGAGGCGCAATTGATGATGAGGGAAGTTCACtgaaaggggaggaagacaaAAACACAGCGCTGCATGCATCGCACACAAATGAGCGTTCACACCATGTGAGTGGACGACACACCATCTCTGATCTGTTCAACATGccagtggaaaaaaaggaaaaggcgcTGAAACGCCCCACCGAAATAGTGCCGCACATAATTTGCGGCGACTTTGATAGCATAAACGCACACGTGTACAGCTACTACAAAAACAAGTCAGTCATATTTGAGAAGTGCGCGAACCAGGAAAACACAGACCTTGATAAATGCATCGACGTGATACGAGGATACATCCGCACAAATgacaaaatattaattttaggCGCCACAGGAAACAGGTTTGACCACACGTGTGCAAATATTTCTtgcttatataaaaatgcttCCCTAAATAGTTTGTACCTAATTGGGGAGAAtaacttcctctttttgctCCAGCAAGGAAGTCACATCATACACGTAAGTCCGGACGTCTTTTGCAAAGGCTGCGGCATTTTACCCTTTGGCGGCAAGTGTACAATTAAAACGGAGGGGCTAAAATACAATTTGAACGATGAATGCCTCAGCTTCGATACGCTCATCAGTTCGTCAAATGAAGTTGTCCAAAGGGAggtcaaaatttttaacgaTTCTCCCGTTGTTTGGAGTGCCCAGTTAAGGGGTGATGCGCAGTCACACACACACAGCTAG